In Salminus brasiliensis chromosome 24, fSalBra1.hap2, whole genome shotgun sequence, one genomic interval encodes:
- the primpol gene encoding DNA-directed primase/polymerase protein — MTRGKWQDRLKSVEQRAQSFQAAPICSPYKPRLSRPWQPSSIWKLFPRQSAAITFSQRCKQDVHVFALEKEGTDAGQRVYLVTSYSELWHYYSSHRQSLMHCYEVIPEGAVCKLYFDLEFHIASNTQLDGKYMVASLIQYMCEKLEEAYGLQCSAKDVLNLDSSTAEKFSRHLIFMLPNSAFKDNSHVGRFIHDVLKPALNSLQKGSVNTSEDIGDLSEEPQSKVRKQEKKEETDLSFLVVKSRDGQKQLFVDLGVYTKNRNFRLYKSSKLGKNAAFTVAEDNAYIPRSDKVTTEEESIFLASLITNISFTGQRILTCDVSERPSAGSHCSAQHKGPQSSELAGEQQPSPYKEVDEFVLKLVHKDGIQGSIRRWTYFVSEQLVVYDIAKYRWCSNVGRFHKSNNIIIVVDLKDEVWYQRCHDPECRSQNYRSSSFPLPQDVCLSSMLKEDEEDQEFLMDELGNIELSPPVDRGEPATSSSSQALAIEAWVDCPDDHSCLEALDEVEKTIEEEDEIPDELMIQAVTECEATAV, encoded by the exons ATGACAAGGGGAAAGTGGCAGGACAGACTAAAGTCAGTAGAACAGAGGGCTCAGTCCTTTCAAGCTGCTCCAATTTGCTCCCCGTACAAACCTCGTCTGTCCCGTCCATGGCAGCCCTCCTCCATCTGGAAGCTTTTCCCACGCCAGAGCGCAGCCATCACCTTCAGCCAGCGCTGCAAACAG GATGTACATGTGTTTGCTCTGGAGAAGGAGGGCACAGATGCTGGGCAGAGGGTTTATTTAGTGACCAGCTACAGTGAACTCTGGCACTACTACAG TTCTCACAGACAGTCGCTGATGCACTGTTACGAGGTAATCCCAGAGGGCGCAGTCTGCAAGCTGTACTTTGACCTGGAATTTCACATAGCCTCTAATACACAACTGGATGGCAAATATATGGTGGCATCACTGATACAG TACATGTGTGAGAAGCTGGAGGAGGCGTATGGACTGCAGTGCTCTGCAAAAGACGTGCTGAATCTTGACtctagcactgctgagaaattcaGCCGCCACCTTATCTTCATGCTTCCCAATTCGGCTTTCAAAGACAACAGCCATGTCG GCAGATTTATTCATGACGTACTTAAACCTGCCCTGAACAGTCTACAGAAAGG CTCAGTAAACACTTCAGAAGACATTGGGGATCTCAGTGAAGAGCCTCAGTCAAAGGTGAGGAAgcaggaaaagaaagaagagacagACCTGAGCTTTCTAGTGGTGAAGTCCAGAGATGGCCAAAAGCAGCTCTTTGTGGATCTAG GTGTGTATACCAAGAACCGAAACTTTCGGCTGTACAAGTCTTCCAAACTGGGAAAGAATGCTGCCTTCACCGTGGCTGAAGATAATGCATATATTCCGAGGTCTGACAAGGTGACCACAGAGGAGGAGAGCATATTCCTGGCTTCCTTAATTACCAATATCAG TTTCACTGGTCAGAGGATTTTGACGTGTGATGTTTCAGAAAGACCTTCAGCAGGATCTCACTGTTCAGCTCAGCACAAAGGCCCACAAAGCTCAG agCTGGCAGGTGAACAGCAGCCTTCCCCTTACAAAGAAGTAGATGAATTTGTGCTGAAGCTGGTGCACAAGGACGGCATTCAAGGAA GCATTAGGCGCTGGACGTACTTTGTATCTGAGCAGTTGGTGGTCTATGACATTGCCAAGTACCGCTGGTGTTCCAACGTGGGTCGCTTCCACAAGAGCAACAACATAAT AATTGTGGTGGATCTAAAAGACGAGGTGTGGTATCAAAGGTGTCACGACCCTGAGTGCAGGAGTCAGAATTACAGGTCTTCTA GTTTCCCACTACCACAAGATGTCTGCCTGAGCTCTATGCTAAAGGAG GATGAGGAGGATCAGGAGTTTCTGATGGATGAGCTGGGTAACATCGAGTTGAGTCCGCCTGTTGACAGAGGTGAGCCGGCGACCTCATCAAGCTCTCAGGCGTTGGCCATAGAGGCTTGGGTTGACTGTCCTGATGACCACTCCTGCCTAGAAGCCTTGGATGAAGTGGAGAAGACCATCGAGGAAGAGGATGAAATCCCTGATGAGCTTATGATCCAGGCAGTCACTGAGTGTGAGGCTACAGCTGtctga
- the ncapd3 gene encoding condensin-2 complex subunit D3 — protein MEFMRAVQLLKLHAVSTAWVDTVWDCEFTDIEPLDSAIEDEIKEDSEVFKKLYKQLLPFSSDDESTQNVWTVLGENEVSVKSLVAVLACFILGGKVKSPSVEQRHYSLQAASLYLLLLKIPGSVANKVFHQILFDTCLEVILKCWPQSSGKKRKKSSVKSSQGDPKSGKRSKPQKKSLEEMELDEDEEEEEEEEVYFSAQDLLKLREDVVALVQTLLRLLEKFSLKDKPQSADSCVRIFTELTNFEPVVGDLSFTEKRDVDQLESLPELAYRGLWLLCSSSHGEGNECRRRVFHRLLYVILMMRKEERSKPCLLAPSQTVLKARDQAVHFVSNIVDEQTEATLPLLRILLQHICHQMVEKAEYRASGAQAVGKLMAKMPCQEYAAFVKWLYNYSQNTKVAFRMFALDVAVALLGQDEREADESLSPDLAVYLSHRFLVHNIVYGRRSDVSPTIRGHALHCLAQCLELPSHNATKWIHELFSSSSSAGTQTLMETGRSEQTMKRRDTTQKTALTFRTIELSKHKSLAATSHHSGAGDGISPNGTSIEYQEAMALFKQRISDPKTNVRKCALETVMSLLKHSVIPCSPENLAILSERCRDPAVSVKKKAMQCLMDLITALSDNAEVQEAWLRGVVPAVIDSESSVQEKALECLDDLILKHIKSHASYRHGDTSQKLAWDLLGLICEKCQDLSRYFSKAFSVWARQQKFSTTFVKSLIWHTESDRAPGAWLLLAKVAGGSAKLNYGTVLDAWDHTVRSPVVAVATTCHILTVISNIAAGINDETKTRIVADLMGWLKGFNLPLEVISSSVDALFCLGQSENTKNTMAFLNQYCGELVSLCEEYLSGILLNERGAENLNEELLVKYLYTLGVASLHCPAKVQKRVFLLVQSILTSSEQPVSEDGAELPASQPLSQFKSSSMPTVVRANAVITLGKLCLQHEELMVRYLPAFARELEVGKELAVRSNVVVVLCDLCVRYPNTLTRYIPNISACLRDAEPIIREQTLIMLTNLLQEEFVKWKGSLFYRFAAALVDPDPSIADLCEYCLVELLLKKNPLMFSQHFIECIFHFNSYEKHKKYNKFPQTESEKSKFSLKGLTNQGKRFRIYRFLLKNFTDEQRFNITTRISQDVLALFVDSELPLDADGAELLADVFDVLSLKEIKLTAMSGPASGDEPPEDEMAAAKAVLQKKLVSQVQKKNFVENVIPMVIALKNMLEEHRSPVLKHLMAYLQVTMQDYRSEVKELFVADEQLAAEVEYNLKMFEKQKEQEQQELEQQLGNFTLSPRPKGSAAASPAAGVGARPGFATPLAPRSAQRPTDNHKSSDVLRRRTFAGMLTPVGRRGSQSTISSGTAKGVFDGRAISTPQESINEVTFGEQVSAIHYDGAGGRNNIPGEESILHLKSPEHQAPAPRQWNVESPVVRRSRTKKRQL, from the exons ATGGAGTTCATGCGAGCCGTACAGCTGCTGAAACTACACGCTGTTTCTACCG CTTGGGTGGACACCGTCTGGGATTGCGAGTTCACTGACATAGAGCCCCTCGACTCTGCCATCGAAGATGAGATAAAAGAAGACTCTGAGGTTTTTAAGAAGCTTTACAAGCAGCTGCTGCCTTTCTCCAGTGATGATGAGAGCACTCAG AATGTCTGGACAGTGCTGGGCGAAAACGAGGTGTCCGTGAAGTCGCTGGTGGCCGTGCTGGCCTGCTTCATCCTCGGCGGCAAAGTCAAATCCCCCAGTGTTGAGCAGAGACACTACAGTCTGCAGGCGGCCTCCCTCTACCTGCTGCTTCTCAAAATCCCAG GCAGTGTTGCCAACAAAGTGTTCCATCAGATCCTGTTCGATACATGTCTGGAAGTCATACTGAAATGCTGGCCCCAGAGCTCTGGAAAGAAACGCAAGAAGTCGTCCGTGAAGAGCTCTCAGGGCGACCCCAAGAGTGGCAAACGATCCAAACCTCAGAAAAAGTCTTTAGAAGAG ATGGAGCTtgatgaggatgaagaggaagaagaagaggaagaggtgtATTTCTCAGCTCAGGATCTCTTAAAATTAAGGGAGGATGTGGTGGCTCTGGTCCAAACGCTGCTCAGGCTGCTGGAGAAGTTTTCACTGAAGGACAAACCTCAGAGTGCTGATAGCTGTGTGCGG ATTTTCACAGAGCTCACCAACTTTGAGCCGGTCGTTGGAGACCTGTCCTTCACTGAGAAAAG AGATGTGGACCAGTTGGAGAGCCTTCCTGAGCTAGCTTACCGCGGTCTTTGGCTGCTCTGCTCCTCCAGCCATGGTGAAGGAAATGAG TGTCGCCGCCGTGTCTTCCACCGCCTGCTGTACGTGATTCTGATGatgagaaaggaggagagatcCAAACCGTGTCTGCTAGCACCCTCCCAGACTGTGTTAAAAGCCAGAGACCAGGCCGTCCACTTTGTCAG taATATTGTGGATGAGCAGACTGAAGCCACCCTACCACTTCTCAGGATCCTTTTACAGCACATCTGCCACCAG ATGGTTGAAAAAGCTGAATACCGGGCCAGTGGAGCACAAGCTGTTGGCAAGCTGATGGCTAAGATGCCATGTCAGGAGTATGCTGCTTTCGTCAAGTGGCTGTATAACTACTCTCAGAACACCAAG GTGGCCTTCCGAATGTTTGCGCTGGATGTGGCCGTAGCGTTGCTGGGGCAGGACGAGCGAGAGGCGGACGAGTCTTTGAGCCCTGACCTGGCTGTCTACCTGTCACACCGTTTCTTGGTGCACAACATAGTCTACGGCCGCCGTTCTGACGTTTCACCCACCATCAGAGGCCACGCCCTTCACTGCCTTGCTCAGTGTCTGGAACTGCCCTCTCACAACGCCACCAAGTGGATTCACGAGCTCTTCTCTTCATCCTCTTCTG CTGGCACACAGACACTGATGGAGACTGGCCGTTCAGAAC AAACAATGAAAAGAAGAGACACGACTCAGAAAACCGCCCTGACGTTCCGCACAATCGAGCTGAGCAAACACAAGAGTCTTGCAGCTACCAGCCACCACAGCGGTGCAGGCGATGGCATCAGCCCCAACGGCACATCCATAGAGT aCCAAGAAGCCATGGCACTGTTCAAACAGCGTATCAGTGATCCCAAAACCAACGTCAGGAAATGTGCACTTGAG actGTCATGAGCCTGCTGAAGCATAGTGTGATTCCATGCAGTCCAGAGAATCTGGCCATTCTGTCAGAGCGCTGTCGAGACCCTGCAGTGTCTGTGAAGAAGAAAGCCATGCAGTGTTTAATGGACCTCATCACT GCGCTGTCCGACAACGCTGAGGTGCAAGAGGCGTGGCTGCGAGGCGTGGTTCCTGCAGTGATTGACTCAGAGAGCTCAGTGCAGGAGAAAGCGCTGGAATGTCTCGATGACCTCATCCTAAAGCACATCAAAAGTCACGCCAGCTATCGCCATGGTGACACCTCCCAGAAACTAGCCTGGGACCTGCTGGGACTGATCTGTGAGAAGTGCCAAGACCTCAG CCGTTATTTCAGTAAGGCGTTCAGCGTGTGGGCAAGGCAGCAGAAGTTCTCCACTACGTTTGTGAAGAGCCTGATCTGGCACACTGAGAGTGATCGTGCTCCAGGGGCGTGGCTGCTGCTGGCTAAAGTGGCTGGTGGCTCCGCCAAACTCAACTATGGCACTGTCCTGGACGCATGGGACCACACCGTCAG GTCTCCTGTGGTCGCCGTGGCAACAACCTGCCACATCCTCACTGTTATTAGTAACATTGCTGCTGGTATCAACGAtgagaccaagaccaggattGTTG CTGATCTGATGGGTTGGCTGAAGGGCTTCAATCTGCCTCTGGAGGTGATAAGCTCCAGTGTTGATGCTCTCTTCTGTCTCGGCCAATCAGAGAACACCAAGAACACAATG GCCTTCCTCAACCAGTACTGCGGAGAGCTGGTCTCGCTGTGTGAGGAATACCTTTCTGGCATCCTCTTAaatgagagaggagcagagaacCTGAACGAGGAGCTGCTG GTGAAGTACCTATACACTCTGGGTGTTGCCTCCCTACACTGCCCTGCCAAAGTGCAGAAGAGGGTTTTCCTTCTTGTCCAGTCCATTCTCACCTCCTCAGAGCAGCCTG ttTCTGAAGACGGAGCGGAgttgccagccagtcagcctcTGTCTCAGTTCAAGTCCTCCTCTATGCCTACGGTGGTACGAGCTAATGCAGTAATCACTCTAG GGAAGCTGTGTTTGCAGCATGAGGAGCTGATGGTGCGATACCTGCCTGCGTTTGCTCGTGAGCTGGAGGTTGGCAAGGAGCTGGCTGTGCGCAGTaacgtggtggtggtgctgtgcGACCTGTGTGTGCGCTACCCAAACACGCTGACTCGATATATCCCCAACATCTCGGCCTGCCTCAGAGACGCAGAGCCCATCATCAGAGAGCAGACACTCATCATGCTGACCAACTTGCTGCAG GAAGAATTTGTCAAATGGAAGGGGTCTCTGTTTTATCGCTTTGCCGCTGCTCTGGTGGACCCTGATCCCTCCATTGCAGA TCTCTGTGAGTACTGCCTGGTGGAATTGCTGCTGAAGAAGAACCCACTGATGTTCTCTCAACACTTCATCGAGTGCATCTTCCATTTTAACTCTTACGAGAAGCACAAGAAATACAACAAGTTCCCCCAGACAGAAAG tgagaagagcaagttTTCCCTAAAAGGGCTGACAAACCAGGGCAAACGTTTTAGGATCTACCGATTCCTTTTGAAAAACTTCACAGATGAACAGCGCTTTAATATCACCACCAGAATCAGTCAGGATGTCcttg CTTTGTTTGTGGACTCTGAGTTGCCGCTGGATGCCGATGGGGCAGAGCTGCTGGCCGACGTGTTTGACGTTCTTTCCCTAAAGGAGATCAAGCTCACAGCCATGAGTGGCCCCGCCTCCGGTGATGAGCCTCCAGAAGACGAGATGGCTGCGGCTAAAGCCGTTCTGCAGAAGAAGCTTGTCTCACAG GTGCAGAAGAAGAACTTTGTGGAGAACGTGATTCCCATGGTCATAGCTCTAAAGAACATGCTGGAGGAACATCGCTCACCTGTCCTCAAACACCTCATGGCTTACCTTCAG GTGACCATGCAGGACTATCGCTCAGAGGTGAAGGAGCTGTTTGTGGCCGACGAGCAGCTGGCCGCCGAGGTGGAGTACAACCTGAAGATGTTCGAGAAGCAGAAagagcaggagcagcaggagctGGAGCAACAGCTCGGCAACTTCACTCTGTCACCACGTCCAAAA GGTAGTGCTGCTGCTTCTCCAGCTGCAGGAGTTGGTGCCAGGCCAGGCTTTGCCACTCCTCTCGCCCCACGCTCTGCTCAGAGACCCACAGACAACCACAAATCTTCAGATGTGCTTAG GCGTCGTACGTTTGCTGGTATGCTGACTCCTGTGGGAAGAAGAGGGTCCCAGAGCACAATATCCTCAG gAACGGCAAAGGGAGTTTTTGATGGCAGAGCTATCAGCACACCCCAAG AGAGCATCAATGAAGTGACATTTGGAGAGCAAGTCAGTGCCATTCACTACGACGGAGCTGGAG GGAGGAATAACATACCTGGGGAGGAGAGTATTCTGCATCTGAAGTCACCTGAACATCA AGCACCAGCTCCCAGGCAGTGGAACGTGGAGTCTCCCGTCGTGAGAAGAAGCAGAACCAAGAAAAGGCAGTTATGA